The DNA window TTTGAAGAACATGGCCCAACTTTCCGTCGATACCTCGATGACCCGCTTACGAAGAACGGTTCATTCCTGACAATAACCCCCGTCAACAAAGAAGAGTTCATCGCATTGCCTCCGGAGCATCCCTCGGGCTGGCGAGAAACAAAGCACGTTGTGGAGAGCCTGCCTCCGGGTGACTATAAGTTGCGATTCCGCATCGGTGCCGTCGAAGGCACTCCAGGTGAACGTCACTTTGTCGATCTCGGTGCCGTTCCTGGAAAGGACCAGTTCAATCACCTGGCGACTTTTCAGATCACGGGGTCAACGGACAAGCCTCAGATCATCGAAATGCCGGTTCAGCTTTCCAATGACGGCCCACGCAAGTTCGCTCTGCGCGAGAAGCGCGACCCGCAGACTGATCAGCATCGCTACAAAGCTGCCTTGAAAGAAACCGGACTTGGCCCGGCTCCCGCTCTCTGGATTGACTGGGTCGAATGGGAAGGTCCGTTCGAAAGGGCGTCAGCTCAATCTGCGCTCGCCGACACGCTGGCCCGCAACGATGCGGATCTCGATGACGCGCCCCGTGCCCGGAGAGTACTCGAGCAGTTTGCTCAACGCGCGTTTCGAGATGTGTCGCCAGAATCCGAGTTCATTGATCAGCTCGTTGCGATCTACGAAAGACGTCGCAAAGCAGGAGAGTCCTTCGATGTGGCAATTCGGACGCCGTTAAGCGTCATTCTTGCTTCGCCTGGCTCCCTCTATCTCTACGAACCTGGTGACGAAGCCGAACGACGACAGCTTGATGATCGCGAACTCGCCGTGCGGCTTTCCTACTTCCTCTGGAGTGGACCGCCGGATGCAGAACTGCTCCAGCTCGCGGAAGAAAACAGACTGCATCTTCCAGAAACGCTGCGGCAACAGGTTGATCGGCTGATTGCCGATCCGCGTTCGGATGAATTCGTAGCCGGTTTCGTCCATCAATGGCTGGACATGGAGCGTCTCGATTTCTTTCAGTTCGACGTCAACCTCTACCGTGATTTTGATGAAAGCACCAGGGCAGCCACGCGCGAAGAGGTCTATCAGTCTTTTGCATACCTGCTTCGCGATTCCAAAGACGGTCGCATCGGCAAGCTCCTGAAAAGCGACTACGTTTTCGTAAACGGCCTGCTCGCTACCTACTACGGCATCGAGGGCGTCACGGGCGACGAGTTCCGCAAAGTCAAACTGCCCGCCGATTCGCCTCGGGGCGGATTACTCGGCATGGCTGCCATCCACGCCATGGGCAGCGATGGTGTCGTCAGCAGCCCGGTTGAACGGGGGGCCTGGGTATTGCGTTACCTCTTGAACGATCCCCCACCGCCGGCCCCGCCGAACGTCCCGCAACTCTCGCGTCTGAATGAGCAGGTGCTCACCACACGCCAGCGCCTGCTCGCCCACCAGGAAGAAGCCCAGTGCGCCAGTTGCCACCGCAAGATTGATCCGATCGGCTTCGGACTGGAGAACTTCAACGCCGCTGGAAAGTGGCGCACCACGGATCATGCCGGAGGCAAAGGGAAGAACGGGAAGACCTGGACGATCGACGCTTCCGGAGCATTCCACAACGGCCCAGCCTTTGGCGACTACCAGGAATTACGCCACCTCATCGCCGAACGCGAAGAAGACTTCGCCCGCGGCTTCACCGAACACCTGATCGAGTATGCGTTAGGCCGCCCCTTCGGCTTCACGGATGAAGACTTGGCGAATGAAATCGTTGGCGCCGCGCAGAGCAAAGAGTTCCCTGTTGGTGAATTCATCCACGCCCTCGTCCAAAGCAAGCGGTTTCAATCGAAGTAGTCTCCAGCCCAAACCATCACAGGAATTCAATTGCATGACCAGCTGCAATCAGCTCTGGGTCACGCTTCCCATTCCCGAGGAGAATCTCAATCTAGCATTCCCGTGGATCAAGATTCGGGGAGCAGGTCAGGTTACAGGGATCGCAGTGGGCTGCTGGAGTGAGGGCTTAGCCCGAACGCAAGCACGACCACTGCGACGACAAATCGGCCGGGATCTTGCCACCTAGACTGCTGTGAGGACGGCGATGCTTGTAGCCTTGGCATGAGCCGCAGACCGGAATCTGGGGCCACCGGTTTCCACAACAGGTGCACGTTCGACGTGAGCACTGACACAGCGCGTAGAACGGGATGCTGAGAAGGTTCTCAAGAGCAAATTCGAAGTTCGACTGCAGGCGTTTGCAGGTGCAAACTCAGCATGGCAGGGGATCGACGCCCATGCGACTGCCGGAGAAGCATGAAATGCTCTAAACCATTGAGCTGACATCGGCGGTTAACGACGGAAACGCGAAAAGGACTGATTTCAATTCCTTTGTTGTCATCCCGGCTGCCATCGCGACCGTGAAAATATTGATGACTTCGAATGCCTCCGGACCCAGCAGATGGGCGCCCAGAATCAGGTCTGTGTTTTTGTCGACGAGGATCTTGTACATCGCATGGCCCGCCCTGATCTTTTTCATGGAGCTGAACTGGGACCAGTCGCCTTTTCGCACTTCAAAATCGAGGCCCTGTTGATTTGCTTCGGCTGATGTAATACCCACGGCCGCCAGAGCTGGAATCGTGTAAACGGCTGAGGGAACGCTGAGGTCGGTTGTCCGAGCTACGTTTCCTTCAAGAAGGTTCTTCGCAACGGTTTTTCCGTGGTAGTTGGCGACGGGAGTCAGGGGAGGTAGCGAGGTTGCCACGACGTCTCCAGCCGCATAGACAGCCTCATTCGAGGTGCTTTGCAGAAACTCGTTAACTTCGACGCCTTTCTTGCTGAATCGAACTCCCGCGTTCTCCAGACCCAGCCCTTCGACCTGCGGAGCTCGACCTGCTCCATGGACGACCAGATCAGCGTCGATACTGCTCGTTCCGCCATCGGATGACGACGTAACGATCAAGCCGCCGTTCGACTTGCGGTTGATCGATTCGACTTCAGTCTGCTTCCTGACCTCAATACCGACTTGACGTGAACGTTCGATGAGAACATCGACGAGTTCCGAATCGAACTTTTCCAGGGGCTGACTCCGCTCGAGAATGGTGACTTTGGCTCCCGCTCGGGCGGCGACATGAGCGAATTCGAACGACACATATCCTCCTCCCACAAACACGATTCGTTCAGGCAACTGGTCCAGTTCCAGGAAGTCGTCACTGGTTATCATCAATTCGGCCCCGTCGAATGGCAATGAAACCGGCGCAGCGCCTGTGGCGAGGAGGATTTTTTCCGCCTCGATCGTTCGCCCGTCCACCTCGAGCGTCGTTCGCGAGGTGAAGTGCGGCCGACCCTGAATGACTTCGATTCCCAGTTCGTCGAACGATTCCCGCTTATTCGGCGTGACGGGATCGGTGAACGTCCGTTTGAATTCAATCAGGTCGTTCCACTCGATTTGCGTGTTTTTCAGGTTCGTCCCGTAACCGGACATCCTCTGCGCTCGGTCCACCAGTTCGGCGGCGCGAACAAGCACCTTTTTAGGGACGCAACCCCGTAAAGCGCACGTTCCGCCGATTGGTCGAATATCAATGACCGCCAGCTGCCAGTTTGCCTTTGCACAGCGCGTCGCGACGCGTGTCGCCGCGGGGCCGCTTCCGAGAATGACCAGGTCGAATCGATCCGCCATTGTTGCTTCTCCTCGTCTTAACGAGTGGTTGCAGGAGTTTCGCCCGGAAAGGAAAGAAGCCGCCATCAGCGAGGCGGCCTCATGTAATCGATTGCCAGTCCTGACCAGGGCACAAATGGAGTCTTAATTAAGGTGACAGCACATTCTGTTCCCCATAGCCCATTTTTCGGAGTGTGAAAGCACCGTGATCCTCAATTGAAGGGATGGCGGATACTGGGGAGAATCACTTCGTGGCCTTATGGCGGTCCACCAGCGCGATCAATTCTTCAGCTCCCACGTAACCAACGCGTTCGATCTCCTGGCCTTGCGGATCGACCAGCAGTACCGTCGGCAGATACTTGACTGAATACTTTAAAGCCGCGTCGGGTGTGCTGGTTGAATCGATCTCGACGCGAACGGGAATCACCTGATCTTTCAGCATGGTCTGGACCGATGAGTCCGGCCAGACGTGTCGATCCATCATGACGCAGGGAGGACACCAGGGCGCGGCAAAGTCGATGAGTACCGGCTTTCCAGTCTCCTTCGCTCTAGTCAGTGCCCCATCGAGGTTGGTGGACCAGACGACCGGATCCTGCGCAGCCGATTCTTCCTGCGTTTCCAGAGCGACTGGCGATGGGGACAAACCGGAATTCAATGAGAGATTTTCTGTCCGCTGTTCTTCGCCCGCCCAGAGCGAAGCCCCGAGAATCACCGCGAATGCGACGAGGAGCAATGTCAACCACAGTGGAATAGGACAACCGGCGGTCGAGCAGGCCGGCGACGATGTAGATTTCCGTGTGATGGGAGTTTGTGGAGTAGCCATAGTGTTTCCTTTATCGTTCAATTGGAGGATGACGATTGTCTTTCATCCTTGCGTGTTAAAACTTGATGTAGGCGTAACCCTGCATCTGCAAATCGATAATCCGTGCATAGGCAGCTGCGGCGAGGAGAACGTCCGGATGAACGTCGATTTTCTCCCAGCCTTCCTCCCGGCGACGGGCATCGCACAGTTCCAGATGAATGCCGAGCCGGGTCAATTCCGAGATCAGTTTCGTATTGGGATTCCCGGTGTCCGTCTTCTTCACACGATTCCACGCGTCATCGGTCAGGAGATGAGTCGAGGCGTCTCCGTGAAAGACCGCTCGGATCTCAAGCTGATCTGCTGGAATACCCTGTTTGGCGTAGAAGCCCCGAAGCTTTTTCAGATAGAGCAGGCCTTTGGAGACCCCCTCTTTCCATTTGTCTTCGGAGATCTGGTAGACCACTTTAATCGGACCATCGTGCTCAAGGCCGATGACAGGACGGTTGGAAGGATCAGTCTCGGTCCTCGAACTGGGCGGAGTCTCTGCAGAGGCCAGGTTGGCCATCAGCAGAAGTCCGGCAATGATCGAAACCCGGAGTAGACAAGGTGGCGCGATGTTAACCATCGGTACTTTCCTTTTTCGTTGGGGATGAGGTGGCAGGGAATTGAGCGGACTCGTCCGGCGTGCGGGTCAGGTTCCGCTTGCGAATAAGTTCAAGAAACTGGGACCGCATCACAGGGGGACGAACCGTACACCGAACTGGTGGCTCACCGGTCTCGTTGATCGACTGGCCGGCCAGGTATTGCCGTACAGCATCGTGAGTAGTGACATTGAGAAGGCGGGTGCTGCGACACTGCTTGACCCGATGAATCTGATCTTCCGGTTGCCCGGTACGAGCCCCGGCGGCAATGAGATAGGATTTCTCCGGGTCGATTGGCTCTCCATCAATCGTCAGACTCTTCAATCGTTGCCCCGCAGACGCAGTGGAGTCGAATTCCACCCGCATGTTGGTTGACGGGCGCGCGAGCCATCCGCCATACAGTCGATCGGGCGAGTGCGAAAACACGTTCTCGAACTCGTTCTCCCAGTAGTCGATCAACTGTTTGCCATCGGCCAGGCCGACCTTAAGCTCGAGCTGCAGGGGCAACCAGTTCCAGAGATCGTTCTCGGTGATTGGTCCGGGAGCGGTGGGAGGTGCGAACCGGAACCCGTTGCTGAGAGCGACCTCAGTTCCGGCAGTTTTTCGTATTGCATCTGCGATCAGGCTGTCCATCGACGTGCTCATGACGTTGTAGCGTTCAAGCCAGATGTCCGTATGGCCAATGACCCGGTTCATTCGCTCGCGATGCGGCTTCAGTTCCGCGTCGACAATTTCCTTGACCTGTTCGTCCTCAGGAAAGCCTTCTGCCCGGAGCTCGATGAGTTTCCACTGATGGTCGGTGATCTTCCCTTCACTCCAGGTGAGGTCAAGGATGCCCACAAGTGATCCGAACGCGCCGGCTTCGACAATGATTGTGTCATCGACGAGAATTGGCTCGTAAGTGCGTTCGTGCGTGTCTGACGAAAGCATCACATCCACGCCGGGTAACTGTCGCGCCAGTGGAACCGCTTTGTGCAGTCCAATGTGCGTCGCCAGGACGACGACATCGACCTTCTTCACCTCTCGCAGTTCATGGATCAACGGGCGGAGAACCGCTTGAGCTCTGAAATTCAGACCTTCGCTCATGTACGGCGGCTGACGGGTGGGAACATCTGGATCGGTAAACCCGAGAATCCCCACGCGGACTCCATTAATCTCTCGGATGAGATACGGCTCGAAGATCGCGTCGCCGGTGCGAGAATCAAAGATATTTGCGGCGACAAGTGGGTAGTTGAGCTGCCGGCTGAGGTTCTGCAACTGCTCCGCTCCGTAAGCCACGCCCCAGTTTCCGGGGATCGCGACGTCCAGATCCAGCGCGTTCATGGGCCGCACCATGATCTCCCCTCTGGTCCAGGCCCCGGGACCAGAGCCCTGAAAGGTATCGCCGCCGTCGATTCTCAAGATTCCATGCGGCCGCTCGGCTTCGAGGCGCCTGAACGCGGTCGCGATTCGAGCGAGCCCTCCGGCATCACGAACGCGGTCTTCTCGATGATCGTTCCAGAACAGTTCCGGATGCGGTTCGAGCTGGGCGTGGATGTCGTTGATGTACGCGATCGACAGTTGTCGGACGCTGTCGTCGCTGCGAGTGTTGCTCGTCCTGGAATCAGGCGACGGCCGTTCGCTCGCGACCGCGGAACCAGTTAAAGGGAGGAATAACATTGCAATTGTAGCGATGGCGAGAAGTGGAATTCGCATGGCTTCAGTCCAATCAGAAAGCTGGTGGGATTGATGATCTTTCAGGCCGTGACCCGTCAGGCACGATGTGTCTCAGAAGGTTTACCCGGGGATTCCGGTTTGACGACCGGATAGCCTGCGGCCACCCAGGCATTCCAGGAACCCGGCACGGTACGGGCGTCGAATCCCGCACGGCGAAGGAGGCTGACACCGATACTGGCCCGATAACCGTTTCCGCAATACACGATGACCGGCTTGCTCTTGTCCAACTCCTGGAGTCGTGCCGGGATCTCGGGAAGAAACATGTATTTCGCACCGGGGAGATGCCCCATGTCCCATTCCGACGGCTGGCGGACATCGAGTAACGTCATTGCCGAGGTGGGGAAAATCCTATTCACGGCGTGGACCGACATCGTCTGGAATGAATCGAATGCTTCTCCGGAGTTGACCCACGCGGACATGTCACCCTCGAGGGCGACCTCGACATTGAGAAAGCCAACTCGCGAGAGCCAGTCGACCGGCCCTTCGACATTGCCCTGGGCAGGTTTGACCAGTGCGATTGGCCGATCGGGATCAAGCACCCAGCCACCCCACATCGACATCACCTCGTTGTACCCAATGTTGAGGGCACCAGAAATGTGACCGCCCGCATACGCCTGCATCAAGCGAGTGTCGAGAAGTTGCATCTCCCCGGACTTCAGTCGTTTGCTGAAGTCTTTCGGTTTCAACATCTCGGGATAGGGCGTTCCTCCCAGCACTTTGGGGCCAGCCGCATTGATTTCCTTCATGCGTGGCCAGTAATACGGGACCGGTGGTTGAGCGTTGAGCAGGGCTTCCGTGAAGATCTCCCGATCGTTCATCCGCCAGTACGGGTTACCGCGGCGCTCGTTCGCCAGAGTAGGATCCCCTTCCGGAGCTTTAATGCCTGCTCCACAGGGAGAACCGGGACCGTGAGCGGGATAGATGGTCAATTCGCCGGGGAGATCTGTGAAGGCGTTCTGCACTGAATGATGAAGAGCTCTGGCGAGGGCATCGGTATTCTGGACGCCCATCAGATCTGGTCGGCCGACCGATCCCACAAACAGGAAGTCTCCCGTAAACAGAGCCCATGGCTTGTGCGTTCCATGGGATGTGGCCAGAAACGAAACATGCTCCGGCGTATGTCCTGGCGTATGAAT is part of the Rubinisphaera margarita genome and encodes:
- a CDS encoding DUF1592 domain-containing protein, translated to MTRFVFTICIASFSLCSPAQAAPPEASLPERHKAFFKAHCLDCHDSETREGKVDLEKLPFRITTLEQAELWQKVLNALNSGEMPPEDSEQPGNTEKANFLDDLAQTMVAARQALSDSGGKITMRRLNRREYRNTIEQLTGVKVDVGSLPTDGGSGTFDTVGASQFISSDQFEQYLKLGRQAIDEAFERQAARKGAATESTVIRVEPEKTINPANEKEIAEIEERQERFARWKKGVDEAARTPENQAIIAEIRKTNRLIDHPNRFYTFADRLQGTPDPRDFGFSDAQKAAASDPSRSRSLALHKHYVSLPHRDRGTYLKLAHGTGRIIVPPKKKNLAPGSYVLRVRVGVVEGTPAERRFIQVGHPQRQIESRNWGLEGPAISTHQVSGTIENPEMIEIPLEVTSSTICEFAVQEKQPNNGNLKALWNSHDKWKTKNGYGHPPAIWIDWVELEGPLSPPGKRLKQRREVELHANAKVGGTYNGWFKGGHDNANAFLESGSPQKGIADEQEANFRIRQFEEHGPTFRRYLDDPLTKNGSFLTITPVNKEEFIALPPEHPSGWRETKHVVESLPPGDYKLRFRIGAVEGTPGERHFVDLGAVPGKDQFNHLATFQITGSTDKPQIIEMPVQLSNDGPRKFALREKRDPQTDQHRYKAALKETGLGPAPALWIDWVEWEGPFERASAQSALADTLARNDADLDDAPRARRVLEQFAQRAFRDVSPESEFIDQLVAIYERRRKAGESFDVAIRTPLSVILASPGSLYLYEPGDEAERRQLDDRELAVRLSYFLWSGPPDAELLQLAEENRLHLPETLRQQVDRLIADPRSDEFVAGFVHQWLDMERLDFFQFDVNLYRDFDESTRAATREEVYQSFAYLLRDSKDGRIGKLLKSDYVFVNGLLATYYGIEGVTGDEFRKVKLPADSPRGGLLGMAAIHAMGSDGVVSSPVERGAWVLRYLLNDPPPPAPPNVPQLSRLNEQVLTTRQRLLAHQEEAQCASCHRKIDPIGFGLENFNAAGKWRTTDHAGGKGKNGKTWTIDASGAFHNGPAFGDYQELRHLIAEREEDFARGFTEHLIEYALGRPFGFTDEDLANEIVGAAQSKEFPVGEFIHALVQSKRFQSK
- a CDS encoding dihydrolipoyl dehydrogenase family protein, whose product is MADRFDLVILGSGPAATRVATRCAKANWQLAVIDIRPIGGTCALRGCVPKKVLVRAAELVDRAQRMSGYGTNLKNTQIEWNDLIEFKRTFTDPVTPNKRESFDELGIEVIQGRPHFTSRTTLEVDGRTIEAEKILLATGAAPVSLPFDGAELMITSDDFLELDQLPERIVFVGGGYVSFEFAHVAARAGAKVTILERSQPLEKFDSELVDVLIERSRQVGIEVRKQTEVESINRKSNGGLIVTSSSDGGTSSIDADLVVHGAGRAPQVEGLGLENAGVRFSKKGVEVNEFLQSTSNEAVYAAGDVVATSLPPLTPVANYHGKTVAKNLLEGNVARTTDLSVPSAVYTIPALAAVGITSAEANQQGLDFEVRKGDWSQFSSMKKIRAGHAMYKILVDKNTDLILGAHLLGPEAFEVINIFTVAMAAGMTTKELKSVLFAFPSLTADVSSMV
- a CDS encoding thioredoxin family protein; translated protein: MATPQTPITRKSTSSPACSTAGCPIPLWLTLLLVAFAVILGASLWAGEEQRTENLSLNSGLSPSPVALETQEESAAQDPVVWSTNLDGALTRAKETGKPVLIDFAAPWCPPCVMMDRHVWPDSSVQTMLKDQVIPVRVEIDSTSTPDAALKYSVKYLPTVLLVDPQGQEIERVGYVGAEELIALVDRHKATK
- a CDS encoding DsrE family protein, with amino-acid sequence MVNIAPPCLLRVSIIAGLLLMANLASAETPPSSRTETDPSNRPVIGLEHDGPIKVVYQISEDKWKEGVSKGLLYLKKLRGFYAKQGIPADQLEIRAVFHGDASTHLLTDDAWNRVKKTDTGNPNTKLISELTRLGIHLELCDARRREEGWEKIDVHPDVLLAAAAYARIIDLQMQGYAYIKF
- a CDS encoding bifunctional metallophosphatase/5'-nucleotidase, with protein sequence MRIPLLAIATIAMLFLPLTGSAVASERPSPDSRTSNTRSDDSVRQLSIAYINDIHAQLEPHPELFWNDHREDRVRDAGGLARIATAFRRLEAERPHGILRIDGGDTFQGSGPGAWTRGEIMVRPMNALDLDVAIPGNWGVAYGAEQLQNLSRQLNYPLVAANIFDSRTGDAIFEPYLIREINGVRVGILGFTDPDVPTRQPPYMSEGLNFRAQAVLRPLIHELREVKKVDVVVLATHIGLHKAVPLARQLPGVDVMLSSDTHERTYEPILVDDTIIVEAGAFGSLVGILDLTWSEGKITDHQWKLIELRAEGFPEDEQVKEIVDAELKPHRERMNRVIGHTDIWLERYNVMSTSMDSLIADAIRKTAGTEVALSNGFRFAPPTAPGPITENDLWNWLPLQLELKVGLADGKQLIDYWENEFENVFSHSPDRLYGGWLARPSTNMRVEFDSTASAGQRLKSLTIDGEPIDPEKSYLIAAGARTGQPEDQIHRVKQCRSTRLLNVTTHDAVRQYLAGQSINETGEPPVRCTVRPPVMRSQFLELIRKRNLTRTPDESAQFPATSSPTKKESTDG
- a CDS encoding MBL fold metallo-hydrolase, which translates into the protein MTSLNRRELLQHSATVGLGTVFLPGLGTLLRAEESSQATQPPSGVVLETIKAGGLSHYSYFVGDTEAGVAVVIDPRRDVDVYIELAKQHGMTILYALETHVHADFVSGARELAARTGTAQICASVEGGARYGFQIDRRLKDGDEVSAGSIGLRVIHTPGHTPEHVSFLATSHGTHKPWALFTGDFLFVGSVGRPDLMGVQNTDALARALHHSVQNAFTDLPGELTIYPAHGPGSPCGAGIKAPEGDPTLANERRGNPYWRMNDREIFTEALLNAQPPVPYYWPRMKEINAAGPKVLGGTPYPEMLKPKDFSKRLKSGEMQLLDTRLMQAYAGGHISGALNIGYNEVMSMWGGWVLDPDRPIALVKPAQGNVEGPVDWLSRVGFLNVEVALEGDMSAWVNSGEAFDSFQTMSVHAVNRIFPTSAMTLLDVRQPSEWDMGHLPGAKYMFLPEIPARLQELDKSKPVIVYCGNGYRASIGVSLLRRAGFDARTVPGSWNAWVAAGYPVVKPESPGKPSETHRA